One region of Esox lucius isolate fEsoLuc1 chromosome 17, fEsoLuc1.pri, whole genome shotgun sequence genomic DNA includes:
- the LOC105016829 gene encoding achaete-scute homolog 5 produces MSATFSHPFVDQRPTYLDRGTSLPYGLSPSSGHSENRTHSHHLHSDPMSHTVPFLFYPTAMDPGGLYDASFGGHGSPTLLPYLSPFHHGRFGVYECPFEPAFIQKRNERERQRVKCVNQGYAKLRDHLPGCASEKRLSKVETLRAAIRYIKYLQGLVEGKGREGREAGQACHISNSAPCRTEDSGNSDGGSPHSLSDSPSSPGADCGETEGPGT; encoded by the coding sequence ATGAGCGCCACCTTCTCACACCCCTTCGTAGACCAGCGGCCCACATACCTGGACAGAGGCACCAGCCTTCCATATGGACTGTCTCCCTCTAGTGGTCACTCTGAGAACCGCACCCACTCCCACCACCTCCACTCGGACCCGATGTCCCACACCGTGCCGTTCCTCTTCTACCCGACCGCCATGGACCCGGGAGGCCTGTACGACGCCTCGTTCGGGGGCCACGGAAGCCCCACTCTGCTCCCCTACCTGTCTCCTTTCCACCACGGCCGCTTCGGGGTCTACGAGTGCCCCTTCGAGCCGGCGTTCATCCAGAAGAGGAACGAGCGGGAGCGTCAGCGGGTGAAGTGCGTGAACCAGGGCTACGCCAAGCTGAGGGACCACCTGCCGGGATGCGCCAGCGAGAAGAGGCTCAGCAAGGTGGAGACACTGAGGGCGGCCATTCGGTACATTAAATACCTGCAGGGGCTGGTGGaggggaaggggagggagggccGTGAGGCGGGACAGGCGTGCCACATTTCCAATTCTGCTCCCTGTAGGACAGAGGACTCGGGCAACAGCGACGGGGGATCGCCGCACTCCCTCTCCGACTCCCCTTCGTCCCCGGGGGCAGACTGTGGGGAGACGGAGGGCCCTGGCACCTAG